A single genomic interval of Hafnia alvei harbors:
- a CDS encoding VOC family protein: MKLNKIHHIAIIASDYQRSKSFYCDVLGFTLLSEVYRAERDSWKGDLALNGDYTIELFSFPKPPARVSRPEACGLRHLAFSVDNIDRAVKHLEKHAVHCEEVRIDPYTERRFTFFSDPDGLPLELYQVSDDLKNSTNC; the protein is encoded by the coding sequence GTGAAACTCAATAAAATCCACCACATCGCAATTATTGCGTCGGATTATCAACGCAGTAAGTCTTTCTACTGTGATGTTTTAGGTTTTACGTTACTGAGCGAAGTTTATCGTGCAGAGCGTGATTCTTGGAAAGGGGATTTAGCGCTTAACGGGGACTATACGATTGAGCTGTTTTCATTTCCCAAGCCTCCCGCTCGAGTGTCTAGGCCTGAAGCCTGCGGTTTGCGCCACTTGGCATTTAGCGTCGATAATATTGATCGTGCGGTAAAACATTTGGAAAAGCACGCGGTGCATTGTGAAGAGGTACGCATTGATCCCTATACGGAACGTCGATTTACATTTTTCTCTGATCCTGATGGGCTGCCGCTTGAGCTCTATCAAGTGAGTGATGACTTGAAAAATAGTACCAATTGCTGA
- the dtpD gene encoding dipeptide permease DtpD: protein MKTPSQPRAIYYVVALQIWEYFSFYGMRALLILYLTHQLGYNDTHAFSLYSAYASLVYVTPIIGGILADKLLGNRMAVIAGAILMTLGHVVLGVSAVSPSSLYLALAIIVCGYGLFKSNISCLLGELYAPEDPRRDGGFSLLYAAGNIGSIVAPIACGLAAEQYGWHVGFALAGIGMFAGLIIFLCGHKHFRHTVGVNHQGMKNKTLRIPNWGWLLAAVVLSPLFVAVLFWRDWSSYALALVCAAAIIIMVSIYRRAEPDQRKGLLQIVILMLLGTLFWAFAQQGGSSISLFIDRFVNRQWFSFTIPTAVFQSVNGFAVMLSGVVLAWLVRENSNGNRILRIWGKFALGLVLISAGFGILTFNARWAAVHGQGSMALTVLGLAVMGCAELFIDPVAMAQITRLKIPGVTGVLTGIYMLATGSIANYLAGIIANQTAEVSFEQGGEATAHSVMAYISVFSDIAWGALGCVGLVAVIWLCHMFMVRRNAVTAESCE from the coding sequence ATGAAAACACCCTCACAACCGCGCGCTATCTACTATGTCGTAGCATTGCAAATCTGGGAATATTTCAGCTTTTACGGCATGCGTGCGTTACTGATCCTTTATCTCACCCATCAGCTTGGGTATAACGACACCCACGCTTTCAGTCTATATAGTGCTTACGCTTCATTGGTTTACGTTACCCCAATTATCGGTGGGATCCTTGCAGATAAGCTGCTGGGTAATCGAATGGCGGTGATAGCCGGAGCCATTCTGATGACGTTAGGCCATGTGGTTCTGGGCGTTAGTGCGGTTTCACCTTCATCTCTCTATTTAGCCTTAGCCATCATCGTGTGTGGTTACGGGCTGTTCAAATCCAATATCAGCTGCCTGCTGGGCGAGCTTTATGCTCCTGAAGATCCGCGCCGTGACGGCGGTTTCTCCTTGCTGTATGCCGCTGGAAACATTGGTTCGATCGTTGCCCCCATTGCCTGCGGCCTTGCTGCAGAACAGTATGGCTGGCACGTCGGCTTCGCATTAGCCGGAATCGGCATGTTTGCCGGTTTGATTATCTTCTTATGCGGACACAAACATTTCCGCCATACCGTTGGTGTGAACCATCAGGGTATGAAAAATAAAACGCTGCGCATTCCTAACTGGGGATGGTTGCTGGCGGCGGTGGTTCTTTCTCCACTCTTTGTCGCGGTTCTTTTCTGGCGCGACTGGTCAAGCTACGCGTTGGCGCTGGTGTGCGCTGCGGCCATTATTATTATGGTGAGCATTTATCGTCGAGCAGAGCCAGATCAGCGTAAAGGCCTGCTGCAAATTGTGATTTTAATGCTGCTCGGTACGCTGTTCTGGGCGTTTGCCCAACAGGGCGGCAGCTCAATCAGCTTGTTCATCGACCGCTTTGTGAATCGCCAATGGTTCTCTTTCACCATTCCTACGGCGGTGTTCCAATCGGTTAACGGTTTTGCCGTCATGCTAAGCGGTGTTGTTCTGGCTTGGCTGGTTCGCGAAAATAGCAACGGCAACCGTATATTGCGCATTTGGGGCAAGTTTGCCCTTGGACTGGTGCTGATCAGCGCGGGCTTCGGCATTCTTACCTTCAACGCTCGCTGGGCGGCGGTTCATGGCCAAGGTTCAATGGCATTAACCGTTTTAGGTCTAGCGGTGATGGGATGCGCAGAACTCTTTATCGATCCAGTGGCGATGGCACAGATCACTCGGCTGAAAATCCCGGGAGTGACGGGCGTCCTTACCGGGATCTACATGTTGGCGACTGGATCGATAGCCAATTATCTTGCGGGTATTATCGCTAATCAAACCGCCGAAGTTTCATTTGAACAAGGCGGGGAAGCGACGGCACACTCCGTGATGGCGTATATCAGCGTGTTTAGCGATATCGCATGGGGCGCGCTTGGCTGCGTTGGACTGGTTGCGGTGATCTGGCTGTGTCATATGTTTATGGTACGCCGCAACGCAGTTACCGCCGAGTCGTGCGAATAA
- the cadB gene encoding cadaverine/lysine antiporter: protein MSSSKKIGLIACTGVVAGNMMGSGIALLPANLASLGSIAIFGWIISLIGAMSLAYVYARLATKNPQEGGPIAYAGEIGPAFGFQTGVLYYHANWIGNLAIGITAVSYLSTFFPVLNSPIAAGAACIAIVWIFTFVNMLGGTWVSRLTTIGLVLVLIPVIGTAIAGWAWFDPATYHANWNTSGGTDSHAVIKSILLCLWAFVGVESAAVSTGMVKNPSRTVPLATMLGTALAGIVYIAATQVIAGIYPASQMAASGAPFALSASTMVGGWAAPVVSAFTAFACLTSLGSWMMLVGQAGVRAAKDGNFPKVYGELDKNGIPKKGLLLAAVKMTVLMILITVMSASGGKASDLFGELTGIAVLLTMLPYFYSCIDLIRFEGVNVKNLLSLVASVLGCCFCFIALMGAGSFELSGTFIVSLVILMFYARKMNSRKPQASADSNA from the coding sequence ATGTCATCAAGCAAGAAAATCGGGCTAATTGCCTGCACCGGCGTAGTAGCTGGTAATATGATGGGGAGCGGTATTGCACTATTACCTGCGAACCTGGCGAGTCTCGGTTCCATCGCAATATTTGGTTGGATCATTTCATTAATCGGTGCAATGTCTCTAGCGTATGTATATGCACGTTTGGCTACTAAGAATCCTCAGGAAGGTGGCCCTATTGCTTATGCTGGTGAAATTGGTCCGGCATTCGGTTTCCAAACCGGTGTTCTTTATTACCATGCAAACTGGATTGGTAATTTAGCAATCGGTATTACCGCAGTTTCTTATCTATCTACTTTCTTCCCAGTATTGAATAGTCCAATTGCAGCTGGCGCAGCATGTATCGCCATTGTATGGATCTTCACCTTTGTGAATATGCTGGGTGGTACTTGGGTAAGCCGTTTAACCACTATCGGTCTGGTTCTGGTGTTAATTCCAGTTATCGGTACCGCTATCGCTGGTTGGGCTTGGTTTGACCCTGCTACTTATCACGCTAACTGGAACACTTCTGGCGGTACTGATAGCCACGCGGTTATCAAAAGTATCCTGCTGTGCCTGTGGGCGTTCGTTGGTGTTGAATCTGCAGCGGTAAGTACTGGTATGGTGAAAAACCCATCTCGTACCGTTCCACTGGCAACCATGTTAGGTACTGCTCTGGCAGGTATCGTTTATATCGCAGCAACTCAGGTTATCGCGGGTATTTACCCAGCAAGCCAAATGGCTGCTTCTGGTGCACCGTTCGCACTGAGCGCTTCAACGATGGTTGGCGGTTGGGCTGCTCCAGTGGTCTCTGCTTTCACCGCATTTGCATGTTTAACCTCTTTAGGTTCTTGGATGATGCTGGTGGGTCAAGCCGGTGTGCGTGCTGCTAAAGACGGTAACTTCCCTAAAGTGTACGGCGAGCTGGACAAAAACGGCATTCCTAAGAAAGGCCTGCTGTTAGCCGCAGTGAAAATGACCGTACTGATGATTCTGATCACTGTAATGAGCGCGAGCGGCGGTAAAGCATCTGACCTGTTCGGTGAACTGACTGGTATCGCGGTTCTGCTGACTATGCTGCCTTACTTCTACTCATGTATCGACCTGATTCGTTTCGAAGGCGTTAACGTGAAAAACCTGCTGAGCCTGGTTGCATCGGTTCTGGGTTGTTGCTTCTGCTTTATCGCTCTGATGGGTGCGGGTTCATTCGAACTGTCCGGTACCTTCATCGTGAGCCTGGTTATCCTGATGTTCTATGCACGTAAAATGAACTCACGCAAACCACAAGCTAGCGCAGACAGCAACGCATAA
- a CDS encoding lysine decarboxylase CadA: MNIIAILNHMGVYFKEEPIRELHKALEALDFQIVYPNDREDLLKLIDNNARLCGVIFDWDTYNLDLCEEISAMNEHLPVYAFANTHSTLDVSLNDLRLNVEFFEYALGAAQDIAQKIRQSTDAYIDEILPPLTKALFNYVKEGKYTFCTPGHMGGTAFQKSPVGSIFYDFFGANAMKSDISISVGELGSLLDHSGPHKEAEEYIARTFNAERSYMVTNGTSTANKIVGMYSAPAGSTVLIDRNCHKSLTHLMMMSDITPIYFRPTRNAYGILGGIPKSEFQHDIIAERVAQTPNATWPVHAVVTNSTYDGLLYNTDYIKEALDVKSIHFDSAWVPYTNFSPIYKGLCGMSGGRVEGKVIYETQSTHKLLAAFSQASMIHVKGDINEETFNEAYMMHTSTSPHYGIVASTETAAAMMKGNAGKRLINGSIERAIRFRKEIKRLNSESEGWFFDVWQPEGIDEAKCWPLDSKDSWHGFKDIDNDHMYLDPIKVTLLTPGMQKDGSMADTGIPASIVSKYLDEHGIIVEKTGPYNLLFLFSIGIDKTKALSLLRALTEFKRSYDLNLRVKNMLPSLYREDPEFYENMRIQDLAQGIHALIQHHNLPDLMYRAFEVLPTMVMNPHAAFQKELRGQTEEVYLEEMIGKVNANMILPYPPGVPLVMPGEMLTEESRPVLEFLQMLCEIGAHYPGFETDIHGAYRQADGRYTVKVIKEQK; encoded by the coding sequence ATGAATATTATTGCCATCTTGAATCACATGGGCGTTTACTTCAAAGAAGAGCCTATCCGTGAACTGCACAAGGCACTGGAAGCACTCGATTTTCAGATTGTTTACCCAAACGACCGTGAAGACCTGCTGAAACTCATCGACAACAACGCACGTCTGTGCGGCGTTATCTTCGACTGGGATACTTATAATCTCGATCTGTGCGAAGAAATCAGCGCGATGAACGAACATCTGCCTGTCTATGCTTTTGCCAACACCCACTCTACTCTGGATGTTAGCCTTAACGATCTGCGTCTGAACGTTGAGTTCTTCGAATACGCACTGGGCGCAGCTCAGGATATCGCACAGAAAATCCGTCAGAGCACTGACGCATACATCGACGAAATTCTGCCTCCGTTGACCAAAGCACTGTTCAACTACGTTAAAGAAGGCAAATACACCTTCTGTACTCCGGGTCACATGGGCGGTACTGCGTTCCAGAAATCCCCAGTGGGCAGCATCTTCTATGATTTCTTCGGCGCTAACGCGATGAAATCTGATATCTCCATCTCTGTGGGTGAACTGGGTTCTCTGCTTGACCACTCAGGTCCACACAAAGAAGCTGAAGAATACATTGCGCGTACTTTCAACGCAGAACGCAGCTACATGGTGACTAACGGTACTTCTACCGCGAACAAAATCGTTGGTATGTACTCAGCACCTGCTGGCAGCACCGTTCTGATTGACCGTAACTGCCATAAGTCTCTGACTCACCTGATGATGATGAGCGACATCACTCCTATCTACTTCCGTCCAACCCGTAACGCTTACGGCATCTTGGGTGGTATTCCTAAGAGTGAATTCCAGCACGACATCATCGCTGAACGCGTTGCACAGACTCCAAATGCAACCTGGCCAGTTCACGCCGTAGTGACCAACTCTACCTACGACGGTCTGCTGTATAACACTGACTACATCAAAGAAGCGCTGGACGTTAAATCCATCCACTTTGACTCAGCATGGGTTCCTTACACCAACTTCAGCCCTATCTACAAAGGCCTGTGTGGTATGAGCGGTGGCCGTGTAGAAGGCAAAGTTATTTATGAAACTCAGTCTACTCACAAACTGCTGGCAGCATTCTCTCAGGCTTCAATGATTCACGTTAAAGGTGATATCAACGAAGAAACCTTCAACGAAGCCTACATGATGCACACCTCTACTTCTCCTCACTACGGCATCGTGGCTTCTACCGAAACCGCTGCTGCAATGATGAAAGGTAACGCCGGTAAACGCCTGATCAACGGTTCTATCGAACGCGCGATTCGTTTCCGTAAAGAAATCAAACGTTTGAACTCCGAGTCTGAAGGCTGGTTCTTCGACGTATGGCAGCCAGAAGGTATCGACGAAGCGAAATGCTGGCCTTTGGATTCCAAAGACAGCTGGCATGGCTTTAAAGATATCGACAACGACCACATGTATCTGGACCCAATCAAAGTCACTCTGTTGACTCCAGGGATGCAGAAAGATGGCTCAATGGCTGATACCGGTATCCCAGCGTCTATCGTTTCTAAATACTTAGACGAACACGGCATCATCGTTGAGAAAACAGGTCCATACAACCTGCTGTTCCTGTTCAGCATCGGTATCGACAAAACTAAGGCACTAAGCCTGCTGCGTGCGCTGACCGAGTTCAAACGTTCATACGACTTGAACCTGCGCGTTAAGAACATGCTGCCTTCACTGTATCGTGAAGATCCAGAGTTCTATGAAAACATGCGTATTCAGGACTTGGCACAGGGCATCCATGCGCTGATCCAACACCACAACCTGCCGGACCTGATGTACCGTGCATTTGAAGTGCTGCCAACCATGGTTATGAACCCACATGCAGCGTTCCAAAAAGAACTGCGTGGCCAGACTGAAGAAGTTTATCTGGAAGAGATGATCGGCAAAGTTAATGCCAACATGATCCTGCCATATCCTCCAGGAGTTCCTTTGGTAATGCCAGGTGAAATGTTGACCGAAGAAAGCCGTCCAGTTCTGGAATTCTTGCAGATGCTGTGCGAAATCGGTGCACATTACCCAGGCTTTGAAACTGATATCCACGGTGCATATCGTCAGGCTGACGGTCGCTACACTGTTAAAGTTATCAAAGAACAGAAGTAA
- the accA gene encoding acetyl-CoA carboxylase carboxyl transferase subunit alpha yields the protein MSLNFLDFEQPIAELEAKIDSLTSVSRQDEKLDINIDEEVQRLRDKSVELTRKIFSDLGAWQVAQLARHPRRPYTLDYIEHIFTDFDELAGDRAYADDKAIVGGMARLNGRAVMIIGHQKGRETKEKIRRNFGMPAPEGYRKALRLMEMAERFKLPIITFIDTPGAYPGVGAEERGQSEAIARNLREMSGLTVPVICTVIGEGGSGGALAIGVGDKVNMLQYSTYSVISPEGCASILWKSADKAPLAADAMGITAPRLKELKLIDSVIPEPLGGAHRDVPAIAASLKAQLLADLGDLDVLETEELLNRRYQRLMNYGYC from the coding sequence ATGAGTCTGAATTTTCTGGATTTTGAACAGCCGATTGCAGAACTTGAAGCGAAAATTGACTCGCTAACTTCAGTCAGCCGTCAAGACGAAAAATTAGATATTAATATCGACGAAGAAGTACAGCGCCTGCGTGATAAGAGCGTTGAACTGACGCGTAAGATATTTTCTGATCTGGGTGCATGGCAGGTTGCGCAGTTAGCGCGCCATCCGCGTCGTCCTTATACGCTGGATTATATCGAGCATATCTTTACTGACTTCGATGAGTTGGCAGGCGATCGCGCCTATGCTGATGATAAGGCGATTGTCGGTGGTATGGCTCGTTTGAATGGTCGCGCGGTGATGATTATTGGTCATCAGAAAGGACGTGAAACCAAAGAGAAAATCCGCCGCAACTTTGGTATGCCTGCGCCGGAAGGATACCGTAAGGCTTTGCGTCTGATGGAAATGGCCGAGCGCTTTAAACTGCCAATCATTACCTTCATCGATACCCCAGGAGCATATCCTGGCGTGGGTGCTGAAGAGCGTGGTCAGTCCGAAGCTATCGCTCGTAACCTGCGTGAAATGTCAGGTTTGACCGTGCCAGTTATCTGCACCGTGATTGGTGAAGGTGGTTCTGGTGGCGCGTTGGCTATCGGCGTTGGCGATAAAGTTAACATGCTGCAGTACAGCACCTACTCCGTTATCTCTCCGGAAGGTTGCGCCTCAATTCTGTGGAAGAGCGCCGATAAAGCGCCATTAGCCGCAGATGCGATGGGTATTACTGCTCCGCGTCTGAAAGAACTAAAGCTGATTGACTCCGTTATCCCTGAACCTTTGGGTGGTGCGCATCGCGATGTTCCTGCGATTGCTGCATCCCTGAAAGCACAGCTGTTAGCTGATTTAGGCGATCTTGATGTGTTAGAAACAGAAGAACTGTTGAATCGTCGCTACCAGCGTCTGATGAACTACGGTTACTGCTGA
- the tilS gene encoding tRNA lysidine(34) synthetase TilS: MNSSEIQMRIASKLQGRSHLMVAFSGGLDSTVLLHTLVQLRMQNFPHLQLRAAHVHHGLSRYADLWVDHCRSVCQQWQVPLHVLRVKVDAQRSGVEAAARDARYHAIAGLIGNHETLLTAQHLDDQCETFLLALKRGSGPTGLSAMASHMPFFSTEQMRPLLDISRAQLEEYAASYDLKWVEDDSNQDDRFDRNFLRLRVIPNLRNRWPHFPEAVARSASLCAEQEQLLDELLLDSLQSLMSEDDSLNIEGLLPMSEAKRYALLRRWIACFGVMMPTREQLQRLWHEVATAREDAEPQLQLGKNQVRRYRQHLYLLPPLRSLKTEVIAWDPRETLSLPDGLGELQLGERGICVRAPRTDEAVSIRFAAHGTLRIVGRRHSRPIKKIWQEHNIPPWERERTPMLYYGETLIAALGVFITQDGQGMADRPVWNIHWTKDWM; this comes from the coding sequence ATGAATAGCTCAGAAATCCAGATGCGAATTGCCAGCAAACTTCAGGGGCGTTCGCATCTGATGGTTGCTTTCAGCGGTGGGCTTGATTCCACCGTTTTACTGCATACGCTCGTTCAGTTACGTATGCAGAACTTCCCTCATCTACAGCTACGGGCTGCTCATGTCCACCATGGGCTCAGCCGCTATGCTGATTTATGGGTCGATCACTGCAGGTCAGTGTGCCAGCAATGGCAGGTACCGTTGCATGTTCTGCGGGTTAAAGTGGATGCCCAGCGCAGCGGCGTTGAAGCCGCCGCGCGTGATGCACGCTATCACGCGATAGCTGGACTTATCGGCAATCACGAAACCCTGCTGACCGCGCAGCATCTTGACGATCAGTGTGAAACCTTTTTATTGGCGCTTAAACGCGGAAGTGGGCCAACCGGGCTTTCCGCCATGGCCAGCCACATGCCGTTTTTCAGCACCGAACAGATGCGTCCGCTGCTCGATATCAGTCGTGCCCAGCTAGAAGAATACGCTGCCAGCTACGATCTCAAATGGGTCGAAGACGACAGCAATCAAGACGATCGCTTCGATCGCAACTTTCTTCGCCTGCGCGTGATCCCAAATCTACGCAACCGCTGGCCACACTTTCCTGAAGCCGTTGCCCGCAGCGCCAGCCTGTGTGCCGAGCAAGAACAGCTGCTCGATGAGCTCTTGTTAGACTCGCTACAGTCTCTGATGAGCGAAGATGACTCGCTGAATATCGAAGGCCTGTTGCCGATGTCTGAGGCCAAGCGCTATGCGCTATTGCGCCGCTGGATTGCCTGTTTTGGCGTAATGATGCCGACTCGTGAACAGCTGCAACGCCTCTGGCACGAAGTAGCAACCGCACGCGAAGACGCGGAGCCGCAGCTTCAACTCGGTAAAAATCAGGTTCGCCGTTATCGCCAGCATCTTTACCTGTTGCCTCCGCTGCGTTCGCTCAAAACAGAAGTCATCGCGTGGGACCCGCGAGAGACGCTGTCGCTGCCAGATGGTCTAGGGGAACTACAGCTCGGTGAGCGCGGAATATGTGTGCGTGCTCCAAGAACGGATGAGGCCGTCTCAATCCGCTTTGCTGCTCATGGCACACTACGCATCGTCGGACGTCGCCATTCACGCCCGATAAAAAAAATCTGGCAGGAACATAACATTCCGCCATGGGAGCGTGAACGAACGCCTATGCTCTACTATGGTGAAACGCTAATCGCAGCACTCGGCGTTTTCATTACCCAAGATGGGCAGGGGATGGCGGATCGGCCGGTGTGGAATATACACTGGACCAAAGACTGGATGTAA
- the cadC gene encoding lysine decarboxylation/transport transcriptional activator CadC, with protein sequence MQEQTFRVGEWLVLAADNKITRDGRLLVLEPRLIDMLSYFAHHPDTVLSRDELIDNVWKRNIVTNHVVTQCISELRKYLKDGRPDAPEYIVTVPKRGYKLVEPVIWCEEGGADFILPTQTPVKVVIEHEPEDGSSISNTAPTSDVHPEQSSLSHVQTASPDAVPKDAGDKKRSSKLWRSRFWVWVAFLSSLVLCISLVGLAVFNQRVPVAPAPMLLNPRDIDIRIQGGNSCTNWTNQLSYVVGLSEMLAQGLNTHSTFLVHDQTNYNYGGPSSSGKSMFIEFVNQRHYRAQQCFLSVRLIDNADSSVMLEKRYFITTDNLLTVQKDFIDSMFQTLKVVQPSSMVQRIETLVPQHSQVLQLYYQAHQLLIQGDSDSLNQASTLLAQITKQSPDFIYARAEKALVDILLNSYQPFNASDLAALRKEITDVEAIPLLQNSAIVQQIYAVDYLSQGKVDEAFNMINKGIDLEMSWLNYVLLGKVYELKGENNLAADAYITAFNLRPGNNTLDWIKNGVFQTNVIRVAPYLANYDFSDNN encoded by the coding sequence ATGCAAGAGCAAACTTTCCGCGTTGGCGAATGGTTGGTTTTAGCCGCTGATAATAAGATCACCCGTGATGGTCGTTTATTAGTGCTAGAGCCTCGCCTCATCGATATGCTGAGCTACTTTGCTCATCATCCCGATACGGTACTAAGCAGGGATGAACTAATTGATAACGTATGGAAACGTAATATTGTCACCAATCATGTGGTGACTCAGTGTATCTCTGAGCTGAGGAAATATTTAAAAGACGGGCGACCTGACGCGCCTGAGTACATCGTGACGGTGCCTAAACGTGGTTATAAGCTGGTTGAACCGGTTATCTGGTGCGAAGAGGGCGGGGCTGATTTTATCTTACCGACTCAAACGCCGGTTAAAGTGGTCATTGAGCATGAGCCGGAAGATGGCAGCTCGATATCGAATACTGCACCTACATCAGATGTTCATCCTGAGCAATCATCGCTTAGCCATGTCCAAACGGCCAGTCCAGACGCTGTACCAAAAGATGCGGGTGATAAAAAACGTTCATCTAAGCTGTGGCGTTCACGTTTTTGGGTCTGGGTAGCATTTCTATCCTCGCTGGTGCTGTGTATTTCGCTTGTTGGTTTAGCTGTTTTTAACCAGCGAGTGCCTGTGGCACCTGCGCCGATGCTGCTGAATCCGCGTGATATTGATATCCGTATTCAGGGTGGGAACAGTTGCACCAACTGGACGAATCAGCTTTCGTACGTAGTCGGCTTGAGTGAAATGCTAGCGCAAGGCTTGAATACCCATTCAACGTTTTTAGTGCACGATCAAACCAACTATAACTATGGTGGGCCGAGTAGTTCAGGCAAATCTATGTTCATTGAGTTTGTGAATCAGAGGCACTACCGCGCGCAGCAATGTTTCTTGTCTGTGCGTCTGATTGATAACGCTGATAGCTCAGTGATGCTGGAGAAACGCTACTTTATTACGACGGATAATTTGCTGACGGTGCAGAAGGATTTCATCGATAGCATGTTCCAAACGCTAAAAGTGGTTCAACCTTCTAGCATGGTACAAAGAATTGAGACGCTGGTGCCGCAGCACAGTCAGGTACTGCAGCTCTATTATCAGGCACATCAGCTTTTGATCCAGGGGGACAGCGATTCATTAAATCAGGCCAGTACCTTACTTGCCCAGATTACAAAACAATCGCCGGACTTTATCTATGCGCGTGCAGAAAAAGCGCTGGTAGATATATTGCTGAATTCATACCAGCCGTTTAATGCATCAGATCTCGCCGCTCTTCGTAAAGAAATTACTGACGTTGAGGCGATTCCTTTATTGCAGAATAGCGCGATTGTTCAGCAGATATATGCGGTCGATTATTTAAGTCAGGGTAAAGTTGATGAAGCCTTTAATATGATTAATAAAGGCATAGATTTAGAGATGTCTTGGTTAAATTATGTCTTACTTGGTAAAGTCTACGAGTTGAAAGGGGAAAATAACCTTGCTGCGGATGCTTATATTACCGCCTTCAATTTACGCCCAGGAAATAATACCTTGGATTGGATAAAAAATGGCGTCTTCCAAACCAATGTTATCCGCGTTGCCCCTTACTTAGCGAATTACGACTTCTCCGATAACAATTAA
- a CDS encoding cytochrome c — translation MMKKLMAAVVLTAVVSLPAFAAGDAAAGKNKAMTCVACHGMEGKVTVPMYPNLAGQNAMYLEQALKDYKSGGRSGGQAEVMKAYVGNLSEQDISDLAAYYASLKP, via the coding sequence ATGATGAAAAAATTAATGGCTGCGGTAGTGCTGACAGCGGTGGTTTCTCTGCCTGCATTTGCGGCGGGTGATGCGGCTGCAGGCAAAAATAAAGCGATGACCTGCGTGGCTTGCCACGGGATGGAAGGCAAAGTTACGGTGCCGATGTATCCTAATTTAGCAGGGCAGAACGCGATGTATCTGGAGCAGGCGTTGAAAGATTACAAAAGCGGGGGGCGTTCAGGTGGACAAGCTGAAGTGATGAAAGCTTATGTTGGCAATCTTTCCGAGCAGGATATCAGCGATTTAGCCGCTTATTACGCGAGTCTGAAACCATAA